The Apus apus isolate bApuApu2 chromosome 4, bApuApu2.pri.cur, whole genome shotgun sequence genome contains the following window.
AAGAGACACTGTGGGacatttcttttccaagtcCATTCATTTTGCATCAGGTGAGTCATAgacatttctcttcctttgcaagCCAGGAGATGGCTGCTCTTTTTGGGCTGAAATAGGGGGGAAGGAATTTCAAATTTGCATATAGTCCTGCAGACCTCAGCCCACTGCAGCTTCCTCACTCAGGCACTTCATGCAAGTGGAGCTGCTGAGGATGGAGCCCCTTGCCCAGAACTGGTGCTGGCGTGGTCACAGCCATGTGTCCCCAGCTATTGGGGCTAACAGTGGAACTCTGAAGGAGCAAATGGCACCTGGAGATCAGCAGGTGGGCTGGGCAAAAGGGACAAACAGCAGAGAATCAGCAAGAGCAGCTTGGCAGACCTGGGGAAAATGAAGGCAGTAGATCTGTCGCTCTCCCAAGCAGCCACGAGTTGTTTTACTCCACATTTCAAGACCCAGTGCTAGACACTAACAACCAAGGCATCACAGTTGGCATGATCAGCTGCATGTGTTGGTGTAAGAAGTGACACGAGTGCAGCAGCTGAGTGAGTTGTTGTCTTCTTCTGTCTCCTTGGTGCAGGACACGTACCGAAATGGAGGGTTCAAGAACAGGGCTGGTTGGCTCTCCCTTAATGGCAACATTTGCCCATGCAAAATCAACACCAAACAAGTTTCTGCCTGCCATCCACACCATGACTTCCAGCTACAAGAACCGTTTCCCTTACTACCCCTTGGCTCActgctccagccttccctgGATGCCCAGCACCTACTATAAAACCGCTGCCATCAACCCAACCATGGCTCCCTCTTCCAGTGACTCCCGGGAGTTAACCTCCAGCACGAAGCTTCCTCCTATTTCCAACCAAACAACCCTCTGCACCAGGTACACCCCTGATGACTGGTGCAAGTCCAACCGCAGCAGCTACAAGGAGTCCGCTACTTCCCAGCGTGATGCAGAGCACCTGAGAGCTGATACCACCCGCTTGATCCAGGAGAAATGCCACcagacaaataaaaaccaacagGAGAGCACCAAAAACCTGGGCGAACGTGTCCAGGATATTGGATTTTGGAaatcagagctgtgctgtgagctGGACAAGATGGTTGGGGAGACCAATGCACTCATGGAAGTGAAGAGAGGGCTGGAACGAGCCCTGGCCCAGACAGAGGCCCCTCTCCAGGTCAGCCCCGTGTCAGAGCTATGGCCTGTGCTGAACCACCCACAGCCTTCAAAGGCCTCTCCTGTGTCTGTGCAGCTCCCTGAGGCCTAGAGAGGTTTTGTGAAGTGGTCACTAGTTCAGTTAgcaacagcagctccctgcccatCTGCTGCATCAGCACATGCTGAGCTCACCAGAACCGTATTTGCTCAACCAGATATTTACATAAATGTCCACAATCCTGGTTTGGGAGACAAAAGCCCATGTCTTACCACGAGGGTTCGGTGAGGAGAGCACCAATGGTGGCACAGGTCCCTGAGTTCAGCTTGGTGGCACCAGGGACGTGTTGCTCCCTCATGTTGGTTTAAAGCTGATgtggcagctgggctgctccttGTCAGCCAAACCAGCTGCCCTGGCGCTTCTTCCCCTGCTGCCATTTCTGTGCCCACCTACCCTTTCTTCTCCTACATGACTTGGGATGCAGgtcctgcagccagcagtgaTGGCGTGTCCCCAACAGGTCGCTCAGGAGTGCCTGCTGCACCGGGAGAAGAGGCTGGGCATCGACCTGGTGCATGACGAGGTggaagagcagctcctggcagtaAGTCAGGCACCTCAGACCACGCCTTTGAGTTATTTTTACCTAAACTAGCCTAACTAGGTTTTGCAGCCTTGCTCCCTGACTGGCAGGTGTGACACAGCAGGATCCCGTGTCCCTCTCTCGGGCAGGTTGTGGGGCCGTCCTGCCTTTCCGAGCCCCGAGGGAGCAGGGTCTGTGTGTTGGGAGCAAAGAGGGCAGatctggggctgggggtgcgagatgctgctggggcagggaacTACCCAGGCCTGTTGATACCAGGTCAGGatctgtccctgcccaggcagtgGGACCCACCAGCCGTGGTGCTGGTGTCAAGCTGAAGCAGTATTTGTCACCCCcagaagggaaggcagaggctggggctggggctgcagctcctcctgtcccctccctgaGCACAGGCTCAGCGGGCGGCTGGGGACACGGCCCTCGCTGCAGGGtgcctggggcagagggacAAGCAGGCAGGTTCTTGCTGTGTGCAGGCttggaggggctgaggggacgAGGGAGACCAGGAGGATGGAGTGTGGACACGCAGGGGTTGTGCTTTCCTTTGCACAGGAAATCAATGTTAtcaggtcctgccaggagagGATGCGGCAGATCCTGCAGAAGGCGAAAGGCCAGCTCAAGTAAGGAGCAGCTGCTCATCTCCCACCCAGGGCAGGTGGGCTCCTGCAGGGGTGATGAAAAGCCCCAGCAGACCCCCCTGTACCACTCCCTGCAGGGGTAAAGCCCTGCAGGCTccctgggaaggggcagggatTGCTGGGAGCTGCGGGAGCGGGATGGGGAGGAAGCCGATCCCCCCGACAGCCCCGGGGACGCGGCTCTTGGTGTGTTGAAGGTCCAACAGGGCGGCCCAGCACGAGGTGGAGAGGGACCTGGCCAACAAGCAGACAGCCCACAGCATCGACCAGAAGTGCCACCAGCTGAGGAACACCTCTGATGGCATCAGCTACTACCAAGGGGTGGAGAAGGTCGATGACACGTGAGTGCAGGTCGAGCTGTCCCCGGGGTGCAGGGCCTctccctgccaggagctgcttgtCCCCAGACACTCTAAAGGAAAATGTCTATGCATGGCATGTCCCTCCCCCCTGGAGACATCCATCTCAGAGGGGCCATTGCTCTGCAGTTACCACCAAGGGAGCATAAccctctgcttccagctgggTGCCCAACATCCAGAGGGGGAAAGTGAGCCCCACCTCATCACGTTCTATCAGAGCCAAGAGATCAGCGCGGACGTGGGTTCAGGGCAGCACCTCTGCTCAGCTCACTGGGTTCATGCATCTCTTCTAAGCCGTGTCAGTACTCGCCTGGGTGCTCTTCATTGACATTAGGTCTGGGGGCTCCCTCTTGAGTGGAGAGGGCCTGGTAGGGAGCCAAAATGACACCGAAGATAAAGAAAGAGGAAGCGTGGTCCTGGGGCCAAGATCAGCTGCTGTTGGCACCAGGATGTTGGTTTTGGCTCTGCAGGGAATGGCCTAAACCAGAACTTGCAGAGATATACCCCCAGGGGCAAAGGGCTTAGGGAATAAATCTGCTGGTGGCACAGATGCCTGTGGGTCAGAGGGGGGAACAGACTGATTCAGTTCTTCTACTGGTGAAATAATTATTCCCAGTAGAGCTCAGACATATTGAGACCAGTCAATGAATTGTGAAGGATCAACACTGAAATTCAGAGGGGAGGAAAACATGTCAAAGATCAGTGTTTTGAATGGAGCTCATGTGGCAACTCAGCCTTTTGTTGCCCTCGTTCTGGATGAGTGCACAGGTGTGAACTTCACTCTGAGTGAACAGACAGGGGGTGGAGTTTGTCTCCTGCCCCTTCAGTTGGGTGGAAAACTGGGTGTGAGCAAAAGGCACTGACCACGACCTGTGGGTTGTTGGGATGCTGGGAATCACTTGGCACTGAACTGCCTCCAACGGGGACATTCGGGCTTTGATGAACACCTTCCTTTTTTAGGGAAACCTGCTGTTTGTCTGAGCTTTCACAAGGATCACAGTTGTCTTCATGGACACATCCTGGGTTGAAAAGTGCTACTGAGCAAATTGTGTCCAGATGTTTAAGTTTCCCATGGCCAAATTAGGGGCATAGGTTTAATCTACATTTCATTCatgctgctccctggcagggTCCATCCCTGCCCATGTCCAGCTCCAGCACCACGGCCTGACTGGGGGcctctccttccccctgcaGGATCTCAGTGCCAGAGTCGTGGGCCAAGTTCACAGATGCCAACATCCTCCTGTCCCAGAGGGAGCGGGCAGCCTCGGCAGAGCTGCGGGACAACATCCAGACCCTGCTGGAGGTGACAGGCAATGAGATGCGGCGCCAGTTCAATGAGGCCAACGTTGCCTTCGCCAACCGCGTGGCAGAGACAGCAAATGCCAAGAGCAAGATCCAGGCCCACCTGGCCAAGGTAGCCCCGACCCCTCCCTTTGGGTGTGACACCATCACTTCCTGGTGACAACACCCTCCTGGCCCCAGCAGAGGGACAGTTGTCACAAGAAGCTGGTTATAGTGTCATTTTCTGTTCGAAACTCAGAGAACTGGGGACTTTCTTGTTGGAGGGATGAGCTGGCACTGTAACTCCATTTCCAGGCAGACTGTGCTTTGCTGGTGCATCCCAGTGACAGCATGCCAGTGCAGGTTGCATCTCCTGGTAGGTCCTCCAGAAGCACTGGCTGCCCTGCAGGAAGTCTCTGCTGGAGTTTGGTGCCTGCTGGCAGGTTGGCAAGCTCACTTCTTCTCCCAGGATGGCTGGGGCCAGTGCTCTGTGTTGGCTGCATGGGCACCCATGTCTTTGCTAAGCAGAGGAAGTGGAGATCAGTGCTGGGCACCTCTCTGGGACTGGTGGGTCTCAGGGAAAGCTGCAAAGCTGCAGTGTGCTGGCCACAGGATTGATGACCTGAGtggaggctgggctggcagctctgTGGGCTGGGGCCATGTCCTCAAACAAGGACCCATTCAAAACCTTCCCCCCCAGTAGCTGCCTTTGATGGATGATCAGTTCCTGCAAGCAGCAATTTTGGGAAGCTGATGATTCAGTAGATCCATCACTGTTTCAAAGCCTCCTCTGATGTGACAGCAACAGCAAAGGGGGCTTTTCCCTGAGGATAAATTGCTGCAGGACCTGTGCCTCCATGAGTGATGGTGGCCTGAGCCCAGGTTCTGCTTGTGgaactttttttctgcagacagGAGATAAGTGGAACATTGTGATCACTTGAGaatatatgttttaatttaCACGTTTCCTTTTCACACCAGACACTGAAGGAAATCTTCCAGATTGAGACGAGCATAGAAGCCATCCGCAAAACCATCCGAGACCAAGAGCCTGCCCTGAAAGTGGCGCAGACCCGGCTGGAGGAGCGCACCCGGAGACCCGACGTGGAGCTGTGCCGGGACGCTGCCCAGCTCCGGTAAGGCAcgggcacagggctggggatCCTTGAGGAGTTACTGCTGAGACTGCTCAGGAGCATCCCTGGATGacaaaaaacatctttttttaaaaaaattttctgacTACTCCTTCCATAAATGTGCTGATAGAACCAAAAGCCATGAGCAGGTGTCCCCAGCTTTGGGTGCTGGGAGAGCTCTGCACCATGGTCGGGCACAGCCTGATGGCACTTCCCAGGGGCCAGATTTTTCCCTCTTGGGTAAACCTCATCTTTTCTCTTGCCTGCTTCCTGGCAGCTGGATGTGCTTGGACAAGCCCTGTACTCTCTGACAGGCTGGTTTGAGAGCACTCAGCTCCATCCTTTTGGGAAGCTtcaaggagaagcaggaaggtcTTTCCTCCCCTGGAGACACTGCAGGTAGAGCCTTCCAAGGACATCGGGAGCTTTTTGGGATTGCACCCCAAGGACTGTGGAGGAGCAGGCTGCCCTGAGCACCCCATAGCACTCAGAACCTCACTCCTACTCCTGACCAGAGGGCACAGCTCTATGGGAAGCCTTTGGACAGCAAACCCAGCCCAcagccccttcagcatctcGCACACCATCCTTTCTTTCAGCCTCTGCTTGTTTCACATTCAtttccagcctctcccagctctcccGTCTTGCTGTATGTGCATCCATGGGTGTGGGGAGTGCCCCTGCACCAGGAAATCCAGGAAGGGGAACAAAGAAAGCCACCAAACAGAAGGGGAATGGGAAACCACAGCTGCTCATCCTTCTTGGTGgcacaagctgctccaggagacGTGGCTGGCATGGCCAGAGCCCGAGAGCAAAAGGAGCCTGGGCCTCTCTGGCCTCCCCCTGAGGGTCAGGGGGGTCTGCCCTTGACTTGCTCATCCCCCTGCCAGGAACGGGGGGTCCAATTAGTCTGAGCACACAGATAGGGGAAACCCTGAGCCCAAACGGCCCAtcagcagcatctgctggaAACCACCCCTGAGGGGGCTATTAACAGTGGCTCTTGCTCTTTTGCAGCCTTGTCAGTGAGGTCCATGAACTTGACAAGACAATCCAGGTCcttcagaagcagctgagagacACCCAAGACAGGCTGCAAGTGCTGGTTGACATCAAGTCAGTCCTGGAGCATGACCTGGCCATCAAAGCCAACTCCCTCTTCATTGACCGGGAGAAGTGCCTGGGGATGAGGAAGAGCTTCCCCAGCACTATGCGTCTGCTGGGCTGTGGTTAGACTGGGCCCAGCCCCACTCACAGGACCTGTTGTGGGAGGCATTCCCAGTTTTCTTAAGATCCATTCCCAGTTTTCCTAAGACCCATTCCCTGTTTCCCTTGGACCCATTAGCTGTTTTCCTAAGACCCATTCCCAGTTTCCCTAAGATACCTTAATTTACATGATTAGACTTTCACTTCCCAACAAAATGCCCCAATTGGTAATTAAATTATCCCTTTCTATATTCCATGCTCTACTGGGATTATTTTTCCCTCGGGTATTtctctctcctggctgccagagaggagctgaaaaCACCCTGTGTGAGACTAAGAGGAAATCCACCCATGGGGATTCATTCCCATCCCTTCAGGCTGTGATTTTAGGAGAAAAACTGCTGGGTCTTCTTCCTTGAGTCTGTCTGATGtggaaagatgaagaaaaactaaTGGGTCCTTAAGTCTAGCTTCAGGCCCTGCCATGACTCTCTTGATGGAAACTGGACCTATTTTACCAAGTCTTCCAGTTTTCACAGAGATAAGTCTTTATTCAATCTGAGGTTCAGTGTGAAAGTCACTTGGCAAGCTGTCTGCTTAGACCCATGTGTCACTTAGACATTCTGAAATCTTAACCTCAGAAGAGCTCAGCTCAGTCTGAAGCCTGTAGGTGTCAAGAATCCCAGAAGGCCAGGAGCTCAagtcccttctcctccctcgGGAATCCAGGCCATGGACCTCCTGACCCAGTGTGGGGGCTCTCAGGAGCTAAGAGCATCTTTTCTCATCTCTCATCCCCAGATGACTCCATCCCACAGCTCCAAGCAGATCTCCTGCCCTGCCACTCTTCCAAGGACAGCTCTGGAGAGCTGTAACTTGCACCAcgctctgggcaacctgggccagtgtctcaccaccctcaagaGTGAAGAATCTCCTCCTAATGTCTATCCTAAATCTCCctgcttccagttttaatccatcacccctcatcccatccctccctgcccttgtccaaagcccctccccagctttcctggagccccttcaggcactggaagctgctctaaggtctccctggagccttctcttctccaggctgaacaccccagctctcccagcctgtctccagagcagagctgctccagccctctgagcatctctgtggcctcctctggactctcttcaacagctccatgtccttcctgtgttggggaacccagagctggacccagccctgcaggggggtctcagcagagcagagcagagcagagcagagggaacaatgccctccctggccctgctggtcacgctgctggggatgcagcccaggacacgggtggtttctgggctccagcacatggtgctgggtcatgttgagcttctcatcacccaacaccctcaggtccttctcctcagggctgctctccacccactctctgcccagcctggatCTGTGCCTgtggttgccccagcccagctcgGGTGAATGAGCaccagctcagccagcagccAGTGGGCAGAGGGAGACAGAGCTGGCCTGCTGCACcacatgctttgcttttcttttggcCAGGCACTTGGTCACCAGCTCCAGGCCCTCAGCTTGGCCTGGAGGAGatggcagctgcctgcaagcCCATGCATGGCTCTGCACACACCCCTTTGTGAGCTTGGGCCAGTCTGCcctgggaagagaggagggatCTGGGACAAGCTGTGCCTTTCTGCCCACGGAGGGCACTCCTGCCCAGACCTTCTGCCCTGCTCAGGCTTCCAGCCTCATCCCACCTCATCAGTCTAAGCCCCAGAAGTGGCACCACGAGCCAGGGTGGTCAGCACTCCCActgccagcaggacaagggacacCTTCCCTTCCTCGGGGGAGAGCTGAGCCCTCTCTCCATCAGTCCAGCACTAGTGGGGATGGGTGACACCAACCCCCTGTCaccccccagtgtccccaggagcagctcgGTGCTGATCCTGCCCCcgagagagaggagaggaaaggcatCAGAGGGAACTGATACTCCCATTTTGAGGAGAGCACTGAAGAAACTTTCAGGGTGGAACACAGCTGACGTGCAAAATGTCTGTGCTGTGGTAGTTCCCTAAGTAAGCCTAGATGTTGGCCACACCAAAGGAGCTTGGTGTGCTGAGAGATGGCACAGAGAGCAGAGTGGAGACACCACAACCATGCCCTGTGCTAGCAATGGGGTCTGGGGGTACACAAGGTACTGTGGGAGTGAGAAGCTGTGTATTTGATACCCTGGGCTAACAGTCTGTCACTTTTTGATGGAATGCTGTCTTTCAGGTCAACTTGGCTCATTAGAATCTTATTAGAATACCAAAACACACCTCCACCCCAAATGCTACCCCCCTCCAGGGGTGCAACCACCCCTCACTGAGCTCGTGCTCTGACTTTCCTCTGGCCTGTTCCTTTGCATGCAAAGCAAGAGAATTTTGCACCAACCAAGACAAAGGTGTGAATGACTCAAGTCCCTCAAGCTCCACCTGAAAGGCAAAAACCAGTATAAAACGGGTTAAGAGAGGAAGGATGTCAGGGAAGACACCATTGCAGGGACCACCATCGTAGGGAAGATTCCAGATCCTGATGGATTACCCTGGACTTCCAGGACCAGTCGATGGGCTGAACCTCTCCTCCCCCCACAGGGACATCTTTGAGTAGGATTCCAACACTGGGCCGCCCTGGGAAATGTGGAAACCTCTCCAGAGTGGCTTCGTAACTCCGTGTGTGTGTAGCCAGGCTGTGTCCATCATATCCACAGATGCTCTGCAGACAGGGAATTTATCCTCAGCAATCCAGAAGAACTTGTGCACCTGTAGCTTCCATAATTACACTGGCCAATAACCCAGCCAGGAGATTTTTCAGTGAATGCAGCCAAACTCCACTGGCCAGCTGGGAAAGATTTCCCTACAGGCTGGAAAAGGTTGGGATCCCAGCAGAGAGCTACTCATGAGCCCCaaggctgtgatttttttaatagcaaggACAGACACTTGGGAGTCCTGGAGTCTGGGACAAAGAAGGAAGGCATTTCCAGGTGGGAACTGAGGGCCTGAACATGTATGGAAGTGCAGGTTGTGCTGCCACTGTGTGACCTTTGTACCACCCACCATGTGCTAAAGCCTGCAGGCATCTCCAGCGCCAGAGGCTCTAGTGAGGGCAGTAACTGGGTGTATACAGGTGCACTTCTTGGATCAACATCATTCCAGCAACCTCTCTGGTCCCTTTATGGACAACTCTAAAAGTGTCATGGTTCAAGAGGATCCCAAGACCTGATCACAGCATGCTGAGCCTATCTCTGCATTTCCATTCAATCATTTCTCCTGGCAGGATAAGattaaaaagggaaagacaaggaaaaataagCTCCAACTCAACCTAATTTTAGAATTCTGCGGAGCAAAGAAAGGTTCATTTTTCACATCTGCCTCTGCCAGGGCTTCAAAACCTCATTTAAATTCTTTACAACACGATTTTGTAAAAAAGTCCTTTTATTTATTCACCTAGTTGCAAGTCACTTTATTTTAGCTCCCCATAGAAGTGATCTAAGGCACCTGAATGTTCATCCTGCCCTGGGCAAACCTCTTGCAGTTTTCAGAGCTCCACCACAAGTGGAGCACACTTCAGAGAGATGGAGAAGGGCAGAATGAGAgagcaacactttttttttttttttccttctgtttttttttctttttgtcagtgGTTCCAGCTTCTGTATAGTCAGCAGAATTTCTTGAATCCGTATGTTCCcccaaaaggtaaaaaaaaatacaagaaataaagCTGCAGTCTCAGCTCTAGCAGTTGATTTCCTCTCACCTCCTCACTGCAGTGCTCCTCCACAGCCctcacagaatgtcaggggttggaaggaacctctggagatcatcgagtccaactcccctgccagagcaggaccaaaactagggcaggtcactcagaaaggcatccagacaggtcttgaaggtctccagagaaggagcctccacagcctctctgggcagcctgtcccagggctctgtcaccctcacaggaaagaagttcttcctcatgttgaggtggaacttcctgtgctggagtttgaatccattgcccctcatcctgtcccacggcacaagtgacaagagcttgtccctgccttcctgatgccctcatgtatttatagacattaattaggttccctctcagtcttctcctctgtagactgaacagccccaggtctctcagcctttccttgtaagcCTGAGACACTTCTGCCAGCAATTGATGGGGAGCTCAACCCACCGCCCATCTGGGTGCTGTCCCAGGGGCTGTCCTGGCTTC
Protein-coding sequences here:
- the LOC127384170 gene encoding tektin-3-like, with translation MEGSRTGLVGSPLMATFAHAKSTPNKFLPAIHTMTSSYKNRFPYYPLAHCSSLPWMPSTYYKTAAINPTMAPSSSDSRELTSSTKLPPISNQTTLCTRYTPDDWCKSNRSSYKESATSQRDAEHLRADTTRLIQEKCHQTNKNQQESTKNLGERVQDIGFWKSELCCELDKMVGETNALMEVKRGLERALAQTEAPLQVAQECLLHREKRLGIDLVHDEVEEQLLAEINVIRSCQERMRQILQKAKGQLKSNRAAQHEVERDLANKQTAHSIDQKCHQLRNTSDGISYYQGVEKVDDTISVPESWAKFTDANILLSQRERAASAELRDNIQTLLEVTGNEMRRQFNEANVAFANRVAETANAKSKIQAHLAKTLKEIFQIETSIEAIRKTIRDQEPALKVAQTRLEERTRRPDVELCRDAAQLRLVSEVHELDKTIQVLQKQLRDTQDRLQVLVDIKSVLEHDLAIKANSLFIDREKCLGMRKSFPSTMRLLGCG